From Myotis daubentonii chromosome 7, mMyoDau2.1, whole genome shotgun sequence, a single genomic window includes:
- the LOC132238890 gene encoding endogenous retrovirus group K member 25 Pro protein-like, with amino-acid sequence MINLRIEGKMFKGLVDTGADVSVICKEFWPPSWSMVEAMDSIRGVGVPDNTQRSAAVLKWQDEEGQTGWFQPYIVSGIAVNLWGRDVLEGLQACIITGKGRQLVTQMGHQSDQGVKNPGRRGYQPF; translated from the coding sequence ATGATTAATttgagaatagaaggaaaaatgtttaaaggccTAGTAGACACTGGGGCAGATGTCAGCGTTATCTGCAAAGAATTCTGGCCTCCTAGTTGGTCCATGGTAGAAGCTATGGACTCAATTAGAGGGGTGGGAGTTCCTGATAACACACAACGTAGTGCTGCAGTCTTAAAATggcaagatgaggaaggacagacaggatggtttcagccctacATTGTCTCTGGAATTGCAGTCAATTTATGGGGCCGGGATGTCttagaaggtttacaagcttgtattattacCGGCAAAGGTCGGCAGCTTGTAACTCAGATGGGACATCAGAGTGATCAAGGTGTAAAAAACCCAGGAAGGCGAGGATATCAGCCTTTTTga
- the LOC132238733 gene encoding LOW QUALITY PROTEIN: ZZ-type zinc finger-containing protein 3-like (The sequence of the model RefSeq protein was modified relative to this genomic sequence to represent the inferred CDS: substituted 1 base at 1 genomic stop codon): MAASRSTCVTRSTVGLNGLDESFCGRTLRNRSIAHPEEISSHSQVXSRSPKKRPEPVQIQKGNNSGRTTDLKQQSTRESWVSPRKRRLSSEKDNIERQSVENCEKRQTEPVSPVLKRIKRCLRAEAPNSSEEDSPIKSDKESAEQRSTVVDNDADFQRTKRACRCLILDDCEKREIKKVNVSEEGPLNSAVVEEITGYLAVNGVDDSGSAGVNSDDCQPDGNTKQNSTGSYPLQEKSVAENGDSDTHTSVFLDSRKEDSYIDHNVPCTNSEVQVKLEDHKRVTACLPVEHVNQLTTEPATGPFPEIQSLRDSEEEVDVVGDSSASKEQCNESTNNALDTRLESMPDSGELEPSSILDGVSAQTMSLSEPQEHRYTLRTSPRRAAPTRSSPTKNSSPCRENGQLEENNLSPNETNVTVSDNISESPTNPDEVSQNDKRICCDSENYGSEGQSKPPSEARLNSGNLPSAKESASPHITEEEDDDPDVYYFESDHVALKHNKEYV, translated from the coding sequence ATGGCTGCTTCCCGATCTACTTGTGTTACAAGATCAACAGTGGGGTTAAACGGCTTGGATGAATCTTTTTGTGGTAGAACTTTAAGAAATCGTAGCATTGCTCACCCTGAAGAAATCTCTTCTCATTCTCAAGTATGATCAAGATCACCAAAGAAGAGACCAGAGCCTGTGCAAATTCAGAAGGGAAACAATAGTGGGAGAACTACTGATTTAAAACAGCAAAGTACTCGAGAGTCATGGGTAAGCCCTAGGAAAAGAAGACTTTCTTCAGAAAAAGATAATATAGAAAGGCAGTCTGTAGAAAATTGTGAGAAAAGGCAAACGGAACCTGTTTCAccagttttaaaaagaattaagcGTTGTCTTAGAGCTGAAGCACCAAACAGTTCAGAAGAAGATTCACCTATAAAATCAGACAAGGAGTCAGCAGAACAGAGAAGTACAGTAGTGGACAATGATGCAGATTTTCAAAGGACTAAACGAGCTTGTCGATGTCTTATACTGGATGATTGTGagaaaagggaaattaaaaaGGTGAATGTCAGTGAGGAGGGGCCACTTAATTCTGCAGTAGTTGAAGAAATCACAGGCTATTTGGCTGTCAATGGTGTTGATGACAGTGGTTCAGCTGGTGTAAACTCTGATGACTGTCAGCCTGATGGGAACACTAAACAAAACAGCACTGGTTCCTACCCATTGCAGGAAAAATCAGTAGCTGAAAATGGGGATTCAGACACCCACACTTCAGTGTTTCTTGATAGTAGGAAGGAGGACAGTTATATAGACCATAACGTGCCTTGCACGAATTCAGAAGTGCAGGTCAAGTTGGAGGACCACAAAAGAGTAACTGCCTGCCTACCCGTGGAGCATGTTAATCAGCTGACGACTGAGCCAGCTACAGGCCCATTTCCTGAAATTCAGTCTTTAAGGGATTCTGAGGAGGAAGTAGATGTGGTGGGAGATAGCAGTGCCTCAAAAGAGCAGTGTAATGAAAGTACCAACAACGCCCTGGACACAAGACTTGAGAGTATGCCAGACTCCGGAGAACTGGAACCATCTTCTATTCTAGACGGTGTGTCAGCTCAAACGATGTCTTTATCAGAACCTCAAGAACATCGATATACTCTGAGAACTTCACCACGAAGGGCAGCCCCTACCAGAAGTAGTCCCACGAAAAACAGTTCTCCTTGCAGAGAAAATGGACAATTGGAGGAGAATAATCTGAGTCCCAATGAAACAAATGTAACTGTTAGTGATAATATAAGTGAGTCTCCCACAAATCCTGATGAAGTTTCTCAGAATGATAAAAGGATATGTTGTGACTCTGAAAATTATGGGAGTGAAGGACAAAGTAAGCCACCCTCGGAGGCAAGACTCAATAGTGGAAATTTGCCATCTGCCAAAGAGAGTGCCAGTCCGCACATTACAGAAGAGGAAGATGATGATCCTGATGTTTATTACTTTGAATCAGATCATGTGGCACTGAAACACAACAAAGAGTATGTGTAA